One genomic window of Procambarus clarkii isolate CNS0578487 chromosome 43, FALCON_Pclarkii_2.0, whole genome shotgun sequence includes the following:
- the LOC138349902 gene encoding osteocalcin 2-like, whose amino-acid sequence MAECAEVVITVVVNTAAASSLGPVDAASSLGSVDAAASSPGSVDAASSSPGSVDEASSPGSGDAASSLGSVDAASSLGPVDRASSPGSVNAASSLGSVDAASSPGSVNAASSLGSVDAASSPGSVDAASSLGSVGHVLLIGRPKFPDRRGG is encoded by the coding sequence ATGGCAGAGTGTGCTGAggtggtcatcactgtggtggtcAATACAGCTGCAGCATCCTCACTTGGGCCGGTCGACGCAGCATCCTCACTTGGGTCGGTCGACGCAGCAGCATCCTCACCTGGGTCGGTCGACGCAGCATCATCCTCACCTGGGTCGGTCGACGAAGCATCCTCACCTGGGTCGGGCGACGCAGCATCCTCACTTGGGTCGGTCGACGCAGCATCGTCACTTGGGCCGGTCGACAGAGCATCCTCACCTGGGTCGGTCAACGCAGCATCCTCACTTGGGTCCGTCGACGCAGCATCCTCACCTGGGTCGGTCAACGCAGCATCCTCACTTGGGTCCGTCGACGCAGCATCCTCACCTGGGTCCGTCGACGCAGCATCCTCACTTGGGTCGGTGGGCCATGTGCTTCTGATTGGTCGACCAAAGTTCCCAGATCGTCGAGGTGGTTGA
- the LOC138349903 gene encoding serine-aspartate repeat-containing protein I-like, whose product MMQLMIDVVLEQLGLEATHLLNTLSDGEASVETLSEGEASVETLSDGEASVETLSDGEASVETLNDGEASVETLSDGEASVETLSDGEASVETLSDGEASVETLNDGEASVETLSDGEASVETLSDGEASVETLSDGEASVETLNDGEASVETLSEGEASVETLSDGEASVETLSDGEASVETLSEGEASVETLSDGEASVETLSDGEASVETLSDGEASVETLSDGEASVETLSEGEASVETPSDGEVSVETLIS is encoded by the exons ATGATGCAATTGATGATTGATGTAGTTCTCGAGCAGCTCGGACTTGAAGCAACTCACCTTCTGAAT ACGCTTAGTGATGGTGAGGCAAGTGTTGAGACACTTAGTGAAGGTGAGGCAAGTGTTGAGACACTTAGTGATGGTGAGGCAAGTGTTGAGACACTTAGTGATGGTGAGGCAAGTGTTGAGACACTTAATGATGGTGAGGCAAGTGTTGAGACACTTAGTGATGGTGAGGCAAGTGTTGAGACACTTAGTGATGGTGAGGCAAGTGTTGAGACACTTAGTGATGGTGAGGCAAGTGTTGAGACACTTAATGATGGTGAGGCAAGTGTTGAGACACTTAGTGATGGTGAGGCAAGTGTTGAGACACTTAGTGATGGTGAGGCAAGTGTTGAGACACTTAGTGATGGTGAGGCAAGTGTTGAGACACTTAATGATGGTGAGGCAAGTGTTGAGACACTTAGTGAAGGTGAGGCAAGTGTTGAGACACTTAGTGATGGTGAGGCAAGTGTTGAGACACTTAGTGATGGTGAGGCAAGTGTTGAGACACTTAGTGAAGGTGAGGCAAGTGTTGAGACACTTAGTGATGGTGAGGCAAGTGTTGAGACACTTAGTGATGGTGAGGCAAGTGTTGAGACACTTAGTGATGGTGAGGCAAGTGTTGAGACACTTAGTGATGGTGAGGCAAGTGTTGAGACACTTAGTGAAGGTGAGGCAAGTGTTGAGACACCTAGTGACGGTGAGGTAAGTGTTGAAACACTAATATCTTAA
- the LOC138349904 gene encoding hornerin-like, giving the protein MSTRAHGRRDMSSGAHGRRGMSSGAYGRRVMSSGAHGRRGMTSGAHGRRGMSSGAHGRRGMSSGAHGRRDMSSGAHGRRVMSTGAHGRRDMSSGAHGRRGMSSGAHGRRGMSSGAHGRRDMSSGAHGRRVMSTGAHGRRDMSSGAHGRRGMSSGAHGRRGMSSGAHGRRGMSSGAHGRRDMSSGAHGRRDMSSGAHGRRVMSTGAHGRRVMSTGAHGRRDMSSGAHGRRGMSSGAHGRRGMSSGAHSTQYGQIPFQGYDPTSCIRQGFITW; this is encoded by the coding sequence ATGTCTACTAGGGCCCATGGTAGACGTGACATGTCTTCTGGTGCCCATGGTAGACGTGGCATGTCTTCTGGAGCCTATGGTAGACGTGTCATGTCTTCTGGTGCCCATGGTAGACGTGGCATGACTTCTGGAGCCCATGGTAGACGTGGCATGTCTTCTGGAGCCCATGGTAGACGTGGCATGTCTTCTGGAGCCCATGGTAGACGTGACATGTCTTCTGGAGCCCATGGTAGACGTGTCATGTCTACTGGAGCCCATGGTAGACGTGACATGTCTTCTGGAGCCCATGGTAGACGTGGCATGTCTTCTGGAGCCCATGGTAGACGTGGCATGTCTTCTGGAGCCCATGGTAGACGTGACATGTCTTCTGGAGCCCATGGTAGACGTGTCATGTCTACTGGAGCCCATGGTAGACGTGACATGTCTTCTGGTGCCCATGGTAGACGTGGCATGTCTTCTGGAGCCCATGGTAGACGTGGCATGTCTTCTGGTGCCCATGGTAGACGTGGCATGTCTTCTGGAGCCCATGGTAGACGTGACATGTCTTCTGGTGCCCATGGTAGACGTGACATGTCTTCTGGAGCCCATGGTAGACGTGTCATGTCTACTGGAGCCCATGGTAGACGTGTCATGTCTACTGGAGCCCATGGTAGACGTGACATGTCTTCTGGTGCCCATGGTAGACGTGGCATGTCTTCTGGAGCCCATGGTAGACGTGGCATGTCTTCTGGAGCCCACAGCACACAATACGGTCAGATTCCTTTCCAGGGTTACGACCCAACCTCTTGCATAAGGCAAGGTTTTATTACCTGGTAA